The following proteins are encoded in a genomic region of Paenibacillus sp. FSL R7-0273:
- a CDS encoding DUF4179 domain-containing protein: MGQYQEQTNHSEMDVIEQRIRESVVPKRELSTYIMHKIGESEMNRTTARASNSKSRFLKKTAIAASVAVVLGAGTIGAGFVSPVMAETLKKIPGISLIYQGTSPQSVDLAIARGILSEPEKSVTHGGNTLKLTNLLYDGTRLSLLLEYEGGLDLAERSLGAIIEPPVFLADGQPIKFTKGMLGDVPYHDNTYRAELTHGLDLPDEFALTIQAKMKQVDEIFEFNVPVKLTDNAIAVKPDITRSNGSFSYTVDELLVTPVSTRLILHSQGEVPHSNEQTGEYSASKVYYELVDDQGNSLDPNIFGFYNSKPGSSDQVNELYAPFAAATKSVTIKPFTLTVKNDDHSIVGQKKDSNGNLLPGIHNQGERTYLQDLEVTVPLQP, from the coding sequence ATGGGACAATATCAGGAGCAAACAAACCATTCTGAAATGGATGTTATTGAACAAAGAATCCGCGAGTCTGTTGTACCCAAGCGGGAATTGAGCACTTACATTATGCATAAGATCGGGGAGAGCGAGATGAATAGAACAACCGCAAGAGCTTCAAATTCCAAATCCAGATTCCTTAAGAAAACAGCAATTGCCGCGTCCGTGGCTGTAGTGCTTGGCGCAGGTACTATCGGTGCAGGTTTTGTATCGCCGGTAATGGCAGAAACGCTGAAGAAAATTCCGGGCATCAGCCTTATTTATCAAGGTACAAGCCCGCAATCGGTAGATCTGGCGATTGCCCGGGGGATATTATCAGAGCCTGAGAAAAGTGTTACCCACGGCGGAAATACACTGAAGCTGACCAATCTGCTCTATGACGGTACACGGCTGTCCCTCCTGCTGGAGTATGAAGGCGGGTTGGACCTTGCCGAGCGAAGTTTAGGGGCTATCATTGAACCTCCGGTATTCCTGGCAGACGGACAGCCAATCAAATTTACCAAAGGGATGTTAGGCGATGTCCCTTATCATGACAATACTTACCGCGCGGAGCTGACACATGGCCTCGATTTACCTGACGAATTTGCGCTCACTATTCAGGCCAAGATGAAGCAGGTGGATGAAATCTTTGAATTCAACGTACCTGTAAAGCTGACTGATAACGCAATAGCGGTTAAACCAGACATTACCAGGTCGAATGGATCGTTTAGTTATACAGTCGATGAGCTGCTGGTAACCCCGGTGTCCACGCGTTTAATTTTACACAGTCAGGGCGAGGTCCCTCATTCTAATGAGCAAACAGGTGAATATAGCGCCAGCAAAGTGTATTACGAGCTTGTAGATGATCAGGGGAATTCTCTTGACCCGAACATCTTCGGCTTTTATAACAGCAAACCGGGGTCATCAGATCAGGTCAATGAGCTGTATGCCCCATTTGCCGCTGCAACAAAGTCCGTAACCATTAAACCCTTTACGCTAACCGTTAAGAATGATGATCACAGCATTGTCGGGCAAAAGAAAGACAGTAACGGCAACCTGCTGCCCGGAATCCATAATCAGGGAGAACGGACTTACCTGCAGGATCTTGAAGTCACAGTTCCGCTCCAGCCTTAA
- a CDS encoding acyltransferase family protein has protein sequence MEKRRELWIDAAKGFSIIFVVMGHSGDAGANHYLSWFRMPLFFLLSGLVFKPIEPERYTGWAVKRTKGLMTPYFAYGLLIAAGMLLYTLNFTGFLENIARLLYGGLTLTGPYGVFWFITCLLFTQLLFGYIVRYSRRTQILLIASAYLLSHLIALTPLKSFNLPWNIDVALLAVTYYAIGFYGKKAIPALISRAYVLLLLLPLCALVLWLERSGFISYSLDMKYKDYDALLLDLAVPLLISLTICAAVYQLSKRLPLGFMGRLGRNTIAIMYLHLPLNYSLKVLLGTDYGLIPFTLVGVVLPLLAAKWAGRYPPVSRLYLGRGSSLPAVEYSAARR, from the coding sequence GTGGAAAAACGACGTGAGTTATGGATTGATGCCGCCAAGGGCTTCAGCATTATTTTTGTAGTGATGGGACATTCCGGCGATGCCGGTGCCAACCACTATCTGTCCTGGTTCCGGATGCCGCTGTTCTTTCTGCTGAGCGGTCTGGTGTTTAAGCCAATTGAGCCTGAGCGGTACACCGGCTGGGCAGTGAAGCGGACGAAGGGGCTGATGACACCCTATTTTGCCTACGGATTACTGATTGCGGCCGGGATGCTGCTGTATACCCTCAACTTCACCGGATTCCTGGAAAATATCGCGAGGCTGCTCTACGGGGGCTTGACCCTGACGGGACCTTACGGGGTATTCTGGTTCATCACCTGTCTCCTGTTCACACAGCTGCTCTTTGGTTACATTGTCAGATACAGCCGCCGCACCCAAATCCTTCTGATCGCCTCCGCGTACCTTCTATCTCATCTGATCGCACTGACGCCGCTAAAGAGCTTTAACCTCCCCTGGAACATCGACGTTGCCCTGCTCGCCGTAACTTATTATGCGATCGGATTTTACGGTAAAAAAGCCATTCCTGCGCTGATCAGCCGTGCTTACGTGCTGCTGCTGCTGCTGCCGCTGTGTGCACTTGTGCTATGGCTGGAACGCAGCGGATTCATCAGCTACAGCCTTGATATGAAATATAAGGATTACGATGCGCTGCTGCTGGATCTGGCGGTGCCGCTGCTGATCTCGCTGACTATCTGCGCTGCTGTATACCAATTGTCTAAACGGCTTCCGCTCGGCTTCATGGGCAGACTGGGGCGCAACACAATCGCGATTATGTATCTGCATCTGCCGCTGAATTACAGCCTCAAGGTGCTGCTTGGTACAGATTACGGGCTAATCCCGTTTACACTGGTCGGCGTAGTGCTGCCGCTGCTGGCGGCCAAATGGGCAGGGCGTTATCCGCCTGTGTCCAGGCTCTACCTTGGACGCGGCAGCAGCCTGCCGGCTGTAGAATACAGTGCTGCCCGTAGATGA
- a CDS encoding glycosyl hydrolase 115 family protein, with the protein MNTVHLTDNRLELFTGSKPVHIYVSEQENSAVQIAAANLITDIGRVFGCKAVLSGEVHECAIIIATLEQDGQIPAAVQNPELSLALLKEEAGALRWEAFLQQAAEGVFYIVGTDRRGTIFGIYDLCEAIGVSPWHYWGDVPVKTKSSYNVPADFSKADWPSVQYRGIFLNDEEELEDWARLHTPDGTIGPVAYSHIFELLLRLKANYIWPAMHVNYFNGNPENGALAERMGVVVGTSHCDMLLRSNQNEWTPWLESKGYTDAEYDYSIEGRNREILQEYWRESIEQNRNYEVCFTMGMRGIHDSGFHTRAIDEDDSLSKEQKKEAKVKLLGQVVRDQRQLLLEVLGEEKGLAALQTFVPYKEVLSLYDQGLELPEDLTLIWANDNFGHMRRYPSAAERSRSGGNGLYFHGSYWAAPGTGMSYLFINSIPLAQTGNELKKSWESGIRKVWVLNVGGLKPVEQDLEYFVRYGWEAGKAEGITKDPQAFTEHWINSNFSGGHGAEAAELYTAFAQATNVRKIEHMQPGVFSQTAYGDEAGRRLLLLEDLYRRGNAILHSLPQKEQAAFFQLLLMKIHASYYTNHEFYYADRSVLSYERGNMQAADRYSELSAEMLDNKRRMLHFYDRKLSGGKWEGMLTPESFPPPPTALYPVRKPALQISGSSLRTDLWNGEESLRFSVYGRREKWIELGNQGAGSIPYTLEVQEGADWIGLSETEGTLQTEQRILVTVHEPAAHAGKGGLIVIRDHRNGAVSSIKVEVEGAPAIPEGFAGYIEADGYVSIPADGYHHSSSSADHAGELQSAWLPVQGLARYEGTAIMAWHPVGQPPEGALQDNASVGYDIYVEQGGEYVLEIHRFLTLNSTGRIRFGAGIDDGEPVLVESDTKDEWKGSWQQSIMDNGEKLLVKLPYMEAGAHTLKLYTADNYVTLSKLVLYTGERVESNLGPATSASGQQQAAGNGAESPQVDWKEVEALCSGFYSTQKEEVTLPSVLYTDRAFFEERFDLIFQKCSPQPQTRLGDARYDRLWKRTDEKNIVEAFGSGSFTEKDGVIAIEAEYALADSEHAYLTPAAEDNSLTWSHLQAETNGRTGFAMHVADAGLKWEEPAAAPGMHYRISVHTPGVYHAWLLVRHHNFRSDSCYLALDGAVQPLTEQFGGGVLHTYNTAQVYYWCHISDLEISSGEHTLSILACESQLRVDRIYLTAGDELPPVDAQWQDSARQ; encoded by the coding sequence TTGAACACAGTCCATTTAACAGATAACCGTCTGGAGCTGTTCACAGGCAGCAAGCCGGTACATATCTACGTGTCTGAACAGGAAAATAGCGCCGTGCAAATCGCCGCAGCTAATCTGATTACAGACATCGGCCGGGTCTTCGGCTGTAAGGCTGTCCTTTCCGGCGAGGTTCATGAATGCGCCATCATTATTGCAACACTGGAGCAGGACGGGCAGATTCCTGCTGCTGTGCAGAATCCTGAGCTGTCCTTGGCGCTGTTAAAGGAAGAAGCAGGGGCTTTGCGCTGGGAAGCTTTTCTCCAGCAGGCCGCAGAAGGCGTGTTCTACATTGTAGGAACCGACCGCCGGGGAACGATCTTTGGCATCTATGATCTGTGCGAGGCAATTGGTGTATCCCCTTGGCATTACTGGGGTGATGTCCCGGTTAAGACTAAGAGCTCGTATAATGTGCCTGCAGATTTTAGCAAGGCTGACTGGCCTTCTGTGCAGTACCGGGGCATTTTCCTCAACGATGAAGAGGAGCTGGAGGACTGGGCCAGGCTGCATACACCGGACGGGACGATCGGGCCGGTGGCCTACAGCCATATCTTCGAGCTGCTGCTCCGCCTGAAGGCGAACTACATCTGGCCGGCGATGCACGTCAATTATTTTAACGGCAATCCGGAGAATGGTGCGCTGGCGGAGCGGATGGGTGTTGTTGTCGGCACCTCCCACTGTGACATGCTGCTGCGCAGCAACCAGAATGAGTGGACGCCTTGGCTTGAAAGTAAGGGCTACACAGATGCCGAATACGATTATTCCATTGAAGGCCGTAACCGGGAGATTCTCCAGGAATACTGGCGGGAAAGCATCGAGCAGAACCGGAATTACGAGGTCTGCTTCACCATGGGGATGCGGGGCATACATGATTCGGGCTTCCATACCCGGGCTATCGATGAGGACGATTCCCTGAGCAAGGAGCAGAAGAAGGAGGCCAAGGTCAAGCTGCTCGGACAGGTGGTCCGTGATCAGCGGCAGCTGCTTTTAGAGGTGCTGGGTGAGGAAAAGGGGCTGGCGGCCCTGCAGACCTTCGTACCCTATAAAGAGGTATTGTCGCTGTATGACCAGGGGCTGGAGCTGCCGGAGGATCTGACCCTGATCTGGGCGAACGACAATTTCGGCCATATGCGCCGTTATCCTTCGGCAGCCGAACGCAGCCGCAGCGGCGGGAACGGGCTGTATTTCCATGGCTCCTACTGGGCCGCTCCGGGTACGGGGATGAGCTACCTGTTCATCAATTCCATCCCGCTCGCGCAGACGGGAAATGAGCTGAAGAAATCCTGGGAATCGGGCATCCGCAAAGTATGGGTGCTGAATGTCGGCGGCTTGAAGCCGGTGGAGCAGGACCTGGAGTATTTTGTACGGTACGGCTGGGAGGCGGGTAAAGCGGAAGGTATAACGAAGGACCCGCAGGCATTCACAGAGCATTGGATTAACTCCAACTTCTCCGGCGGACACGGAGCCGAGGCTGCAGAGCTGTATACAGCCTTTGCCCAGGCGACAAATGTACGCAAAATCGAGCATATGCAGCCCGGTGTATTCTCGCAGACTGCCTACGGGGATGAGGCAGGCCGCAGGCTGCTGCTGCTGGAGGACCTTTACAGACGGGGCAATGCCATTCTGCACAGTCTGCCGCAGAAGGAGCAGGCCGCCTTTTTCCAGCTGCTTCTGATGAAAATCCATGCCTCCTACTACACCAACCATGAGTTTTATTATGCCGACCGCAGTGTGCTGTCCTATGAACGCGGCAACATGCAGGCGGCAGACCGGTATTCGGAGCTTTCGGCGGAGATGCTGGACAATAAGCGGCGGATGCTGCATTTCTATGACCGTAAGCTGAGCGGCGGCAAATGGGAAGGCATGCTTACTCCCGAAAGCTTCCCGCCTCCGCCGACTGCGCTGTACCCGGTGCGGAAGCCGGCTCTGCAAATCTCGGGAAGCAGCCTGCGGACGGACCTCTGGAACGGGGAGGAGTCACTGCGCTTCTCGGTCTACGGCCGGCGGGAGAAGTGGATTGAGCTCGGCAACCAGGGAGCGGGCAGCATTCCTTATACGCTGGAGGTTCAGGAGGGGGCGGACTGGATCGGCTTATCCGAGACGGAAGGGACCCTGCAGACCGAGCAGCGGATTCTGGTTACGGTCCATGAGCCCGCGGCCCATGCCGGTAAAGGTGGTCTCATCGTTATCCGTGATCACAGAAACGGCGCTGTCAGCTCTATTAAGGTGGAGGTTGAAGGGGCTCCGGCCATTCCGGAGGGTTTCGCCGGATATATAGAAGCAGACGGATATGTGTCCATTCCGGCTGACGGCTATCATCACAGCTCCAGTTCAGCTGATCACGCCGGAGAGCTGCAGTCCGCCTGGTTACCGGTTCAGGGTCTGGCCAGATACGAGGGAACTGCAATAATGGCCTGGCATCCCGTAGGTCAGCCTCCGGAAGGAGCGCTGCAGGACAATGCATCCGTAGGGTATGACATTTACGTGGAGCAGGGCGGAGAATACGTTCTGGAAATTCACCGTTTCCTGACACTCAATTCAACAGGCAGAATCCGCTTCGGTGCAGGTATAGATGATGGAGAGCCGGTGCTGGTAGAGTCGGATACGAAAGATGAATGGAAGGGCAGCTGGCAGCAGAGCATTATGGATAACGGGGAAAAGCTGCTGGTGAAGCTGCCGTATATGGAGGCCGGGGCACATACGCTCAAGCTGTACACTGCTGATAATTATGTAACCCTCTCCAAGCTGGTGCTGTATACCGGTGAGAGAGTTGAATCTAATCTGGGTCCGGCAACCAGCGCTTCGGGCCAGCAGCAGGCTGCCGGCAACGGCGCGGAGAGTCCGCAGGTGGACTGGAAGGAAGTAGAGGCGCTGTGCAGCGGGTTTTACAGTACGCAGAAGGAAGAGGTGACGCTGCCGTCGGTCCTGTACACGGACAGAGCCTTTTTTGAGGAACGGTTTGATCTGATCTTCCAGAAGTGCAGTCCTCAACCTCAGACAAGACTGGGGGATGCGCGTTATGATAGGCTGTGGAAGCGTACGGATGAAAAGAATATTGTTGAAGCCTTCGGTTCAGGCAGCTTTACTGAGAAGGACGGTGTAATCGCCATTGAGGCCGAATACGCCCTTGCGGACTCGGAGCATGCATATCTGACGCCTGCCGCAGAGGATAACAGCCTGACCTGGAGCCACCTGCAGGCTGAAACGAACGGCAGAACCGGCTTCGCCATGCATGTAGCTGACGCCGGCTTAAAGTGGGAGGAGCCTGCTGCCGCACCAGGCATGCATTACCGGATCAGCGTCCATACTCCGGGCGTCTATCACGCATGGCTGCTGGTCAGACATCATAACTTCCGGTCCGATTCCTGCTACCTGGCACTTGACGGTGCTGTACAGCCGTTGACGGAGCAGTTCGGCGGCGGAGTGCTGCATACCTACAATACCGCTCAAGTGTATTACTGGTGCCATATCTCTGATCTGGAGATCAGCTCAGGTGAGCACACGCTGTCCATACTGGCCTGCGAATCCCAGCTCCGGGTAGACCGGATCTATCTCACCGCTGGAGATGAGCTTCCGCCGGTGGATGCACAGTGGCAGGATTCAGCCAGACAATAA
- a CDS encoding ABC transporter ATP-binding protein, protein MSTLLEVRNLKKHYPIRKGFFSKQVGAVKAVDGITLSVEQGETLAVVGESGCGKSTTGRAILRLIEPTEGEIMFNGTDVRSLNTEQLRRFRTDMQMVFQDPYASLDPRWTVQRILEEPLRTHGSASSSGELKSRVEQLMEVVGLSPYQAHRFPHEFSGGQRQRIGIARALALNPKFIVCDEPVSALDVSIQAQVLNLMQDLQEQYGLTYMFISHDLSVVKFISDRVAVMYLGRVVELAPTRELFAKPLHPYTQALMSAVPVPNPGQKEQRIVLTGDVPNPETPPSGCAFHPRCPYAMDRCKSEAPALRALDTGHQVSCHLY, encoded by the coding sequence ATGAGCACATTACTTGAGGTCCGCAATCTGAAAAAGCATTACCCGATTCGCAAAGGCTTCTTCTCGAAGCAGGTCGGCGCTGTCAAAGCGGTGGACGGGATCACTTTATCCGTCGAGCAGGGTGAAACGCTGGCTGTTGTCGGCGAGTCCGGCTGCGGCAAGTCTACGACCGGCCGGGCCATCCTGCGGCTGATTGAACCGACTGAAGGCGAGATTATGTTTAACGGTACGGATGTGCGCAGCCTGAACACGGAGCAGCTGCGCCGCTTCCGGACTGATATGCAAATGGTATTCCAGGACCCTTATGCTTCGCTTGACCCGCGCTGGACTGTCCAGCGTATCCTGGAGGAGCCGCTGCGGACCCATGGCTCCGCGTCCTCCTCCGGCGAGCTGAAAAGCCGCGTCGAGCAGCTGATGGAGGTGGTGGGCCTGTCCCCCTATCAGGCCCACCGCTTTCCCCATGAATTTTCCGGCGGCCAGCGGCAGCGGATCGGGATTGCCCGGGCGCTTGCGCTGAATCCGAAATTCATTGTCTGCGACGAGCCGGTATCGGCGCTGGATGTATCCATCCAGGCCCAGGTGCTGAATCTGATGCAGGATTTGCAGGAGCAGTACGGCCTTACCTATATGTTCATTTCCCATGACCTGTCGGTCGTGAAATTTATCAGCGACCGCGTGGCCGTAATGTATCTTGGCCGGGTTGTCGAGCTGGCCCCGACCAGGGAGCTGTTCGCGAAGCCGCTGCATCCGTACACGCAAGCGCTGATGTCCGCTGTCCCTGTGCCGAATCCGGGCCAGAAAGAGCAGCGGATCGTCCTGACCGGCGACGTGCCGAACCCTGAGACACCGCCAAGCGGCTGCGCCTTCCATCCTCGCTGTCCGTATGCCATGGACAGATGCAAGTCCGAGGCACCGGCGCTGCGTGCGCTGGACACGGGCCATCAGGTGTCCTGCCATTTATATTAA
- a CDS encoding ABC transporter ATP-binding protein, with amino-acid sequence MAELLEVSGLCTEFKTAAGTIRAVDGISLSVRKGETLGIVGESGCGKSITSLSIMQLLPKRISRIASGQIRFEGKDMLEMPAKEVRNIRGNRIAMIFQEPMTSLNPVFKIGRQISESARYHLKLGRKEANERAIEMLRKVGIPRPEKIAEQYAHQLSGGMRQRVMIAMAMVCNPQLLIADEPTTALDVTIQAQILDLMRELQEKEGMSILMITHDLGVVAEMCDRVVIMYAGQIVEETDVATLYNTPLHPYTRGLLASLPQLAGDSDRLTSIPGQVPNPANLPAGCRFAPRCPVAVERCLTERPELVEIQPGHTCRCLLQEEGVI; translated from the coding sequence ATGGCAGAACTGCTGGAAGTATCAGGGCTATGCACCGAGTTCAAAACAGCGGCAGGTACAATCCGCGCGGTGGACGGCATCAGTCTGTCAGTGCGCAAGGGGGAGACGCTTGGCATTGTAGGTGAATCCGGCTGCGGAAAAAGCATTACCTCGCTGTCGATCATGCAGCTCCTGCCTAAGCGGATCAGCCGGATCGCCTCCGGCCAGATCCGTTTTGAGGGTAAGGATATGCTGGAGATGCCCGCAAAAGAGGTGCGTAATATCCGCGGTAACCGGATTGCGATGATTTTTCAGGAGCCGATGACCTCACTCAATCCGGTATTCAAGATCGGCCGGCAAATTTCTGAATCGGCCCGCTACCATCTGAAGCTGGGCAGAAAAGAAGCGAACGAACGGGCAATTGAAATGCTGCGCAAGGTCGGTATTCCCCGTCCGGAAAAGATTGCCGAGCAGTATGCCCACCAGCTCTCCGGCGGGATGCGCCAGCGCGTGATGATCGCGATGGCAATGGTCTGTAATCCCCAGCTGCTGATCGCCGATGAGCCGACGACGGCGCTCGACGTAACGATTCAGGCGCAGATTCTCGATCTGATGCGCGAGCTGCAGGAGAAGGAAGGCATGTCCATCCTGATGATCACCCATGACCTCGGCGTCGTTGCCGAGATGTGCGACCGGGTTGTCATTATGTATGCCGGCCAGATCGTTGAAGAGACAGATGTCGCCACCTTGTACAATACGCCGCTGCATCCGTATACCCGGGGGCTGCTGGCTTCGCTGCCCCAGCTTGCCGGAGACAGCGACCGCCTGACCTCGATTCCCGGCCAGGTGCCGAATCCGGCTAATCTGCCGGCGGGCTGCCGGTTTGCGCCGCGCTGTCCGGTTGCGGTTGAGCGCTGCCTGACGGAACGCCCGGAGCTGGTCGAAATCCAGCCTGGCCATACCTGCAGGTGTCTTTTGCAGGAGGAGGGAGTCATATGA
- a CDS encoding IS3 family transposase: MFIKQGNKAALVLRLVGLAESTYYDRKKRKSQDAQAVPQGRGRPVPGYSLTESGEKISDGQIQEMLLELVAGEEHVYGYKLLAKCLWNQHSLKLNHKKSYRLCQALEILQPQRHKRFKHPRKLPENRVITGAGQLWQMDIKYGYVAGRDRHFFVLSIIDVFTRVIVGYHRGSSCEAKHACQTLGRAMEQHCAQDSARPVIRTDNGPQFVSHLFGDMCESWEMTHERIPPRTPDLNAFIESFHSNIDRDLFRKEAFETFDEAYEAVDRYMDFYNNRRMHTSLRNMPPVEFSEWVMGLEDRSAFFWPRKKAK; the protein is encoded by the coding sequence ATGTTCATTAAGCAGGGGAATAAAGCAGCGTTGGTACTACGTCTCGTGGGGCTAGCAGAGTCTACGTATTACGACCGTAAGAAACGCAAGTCACAGGATGCCCAGGCCGTACCTCAGGGGCGCGGAAGACCCGTACCCGGCTATTCCCTGACCGAGTCTGGAGAGAAGATTAGCGACGGGCAGATCCAGGAAATGCTTCTGGAACTGGTCGCTGGAGAAGAGCACGTGTACGGGTACAAGCTCCTGGCCAAGTGCTTATGGAACCAGCACAGCCTTAAGCTCAATCACAAGAAAAGCTACCGGCTGTGTCAGGCGCTGGAGATCCTGCAGCCCCAGCGTCACAAGCGCTTTAAGCATCCCCGGAAGCTGCCGGAGAACCGGGTTATTACCGGAGCGGGTCAGCTCTGGCAGATGGACATTAAGTACGGGTACGTGGCGGGCCGGGACCGGCATTTCTTCGTCCTGAGCATTATCGATGTGTTTACCCGTGTCATCGTCGGCTACCACCGCGGATCGTCGTGTGAGGCCAAGCACGCCTGCCAGACGCTGGGACGCGCCATGGAGCAGCACTGCGCCCAGGACAGTGCACGCCCGGTGATCCGCACCGACAACGGCCCACAGTTCGTCAGCCACCTGTTTGGTGACATGTGTGAAAGCTGGGAAATGACTCATGAACGCATTCCGCCTCGAACACCGGATTTAAATGCTTTTATTGAATCGTTCCACAGTAATATTGATCGGGATTTGTTCCGTAAAGAGGCATTCGAAACGTTCGACGAGGCCTATGAAGCCGTGGACCGGTACATGGATTTCTACAACAACCGGAGAATGCACACCAGCCTTCGCAACATGCCACCGGTTGAATTTTCAGAGTGGGTCATGGGCCTAGAAGACCGGTCCGCCTTCTTCTGGCCGAGGAAAAAAGCGAAATAA
- a CDS encoding RNA polymerase sigma factor, which produces MQLTVPGEADERKLMIEQAVEAVKAGNKQSYETIIKLFERQMYTYCFYILKNHTETEDAVQEIFIRAYANLHRYSSRTSFSAWIYKLAYHHLMNLKHKKGRWLRLIEHYKEQQRQQQVPLTDSITQELLIYLTIEERHILLLKAVEQYTFEEIGGIMGIGAATVRKKYERLRKKLIERADQKGARVHGTISGANKPF; this is translated from the coding sequence GTGCAATTAACCGTCCCCGGGGAAGCGGACGAAAGGAAGCTGATGATTGAGCAGGCTGTAGAAGCTGTGAAGGCAGGTAACAAGCAGTCCTACGAGACTATTATTAAGCTGTTTGAACGGCAGATGTATACTTACTGTTTTTATATTCTCAAGAATCATACGGAAACAGAAGATGCTGTCCAGGAGATCTTTATCCGTGCCTATGCAAACCTTCACCGCTATAGCAGCAGAACTTCCTTTTCAGCCTGGATTTACAAGCTGGCCTATCATCATTTAATGAATTTGAAGCATAAAAAGGGCCGCTGGCTCAGGCTGATTGAGCATTACAAGGAGCAGCAGAGGCAGCAGCAGGTTCCATTAACCGATTCGATTACTCAGGAGCTGCTGATCTATCTAACCATAGAGGAACGTCATATCCTGCTTCTAAAAGCTGTAGAGCAATACACCTTTGAAGAGATTGGCGGGATTATGGGAATCGGGGCAGCTACAGTCCGCAAAAAATATGAACGGCTGCGCAAAAAGCTGATAGAACGCGCAGACCAAAAAGGAGCGAGGGTCCATGGGACAATATCAGGAGCAAACAAACCATTCTGA
- a CDS encoding helix-turn-helix domain-containing protein: protein MGHLTGTREKAAQEVLSGIKAAVVARKYGVTPSTVNQWVRDYREAHGEQDHPYPQDQVEELKRLLDVEQKYEKAVKILGEKELEIEILRELLKKPTPAYPKKSR from the coding sequence ATGGGACACTTAACAGGAACAAGAGAGAAGGCCGCGCAAGAGGTGTTGTCTGGCATTAAGGCAGCGGTGGTTGCCCGAAAGTATGGAGTGACCCCATCGACGGTGAATCAGTGGGTGAGAGATTACCGGGAAGCCCATGGGGAACAAGATCATCCGTATCCCCAAGATCAGGTGGAGGAACTGAAACGCCTGCTGGATGTCGAGCAGAAATACGAGAAGGCTGTGAAGATCCTCGGTGAAAAGGAGCTAGAGATTGAGATTTTGCGTGAACTGCTAAAAAAGCCAACCCCTGCTTATCCGAAAAAATCGAGGTAG